In Gadus morhua chromosome 5, gadMor3.0, whole genome shotgun sequence, the genomic stretch TAATGTAACGTTTTTCAAACATAGGTAAAAAATAATAggctagttaaaaaaaaaaaaaattcaattgaATACAGGATTTGCCTATTTCCATTTTATCTACATTTAATACTGTCAATCATTTTGGAATTCAGGTTTGTAATATCAGTAGTTAGACTTTGCTTAGTATATTTGACAAAATCTAAATGCAAGAAGGTGACCTAAAAATAACAGTTAAATATTGAACCAGAACAAACTAAATGATAAAGTCTGTAGGCCAAGTATGAGGCATGCACACTAAACATACCATGAGTTTGATTTATACACTTCAATTATTGTACTTGCCATGATCGCTGTGTTTCCTACACACTCAAAAGAGTAGTCAACCCCGCCGTCGGTCATCTCTACCAGGACCTGCTCGACGGGCTTGCTGTGATCTTTAGGGTTCACCAGATCAGTGGCACCGAACTCTTTAGCGATACGGAATTTATCTGGGTTGACATCAATGGCGATGATTCGACCAGCCCCGGCCGCCTGGCACCCCATGATGACTGCAAGACCCAGAGCGCCGAGACCGAAAACAGCACAGGTCGATCCCGCCTCCACCTTGTGGAAACGACAACCCACACAATGGTCTTGCCATGATGTGATGCTAGGTAATGTTTTTCTCCTTTAAAGTTCATATTTCTTTAAATGAAATCGGTACACAATGAAAATATATTGTTGGATCTCAAATGATCCAAACAGACCTTGGCAGTGTTGAGAGCGGCTCCGTAGCCGGTAGAAATGGCACAGCCCAGCAGGCAAACCTTATCCAGAGGGGCCTTCTCATGCACTTTGGCAAGAGATATTTCAGCCACGACGGTGTACTCTGAAAAGGTGCTGCAACCCATGAAGTGGAACAGGCTCTGGCCGTTGCATGAGAAGCGCGAGGTCCCGTTGGGCATTAGGCCTTTGCCCTGTGTCAGCCTTGAAAAGAAATGTTGGCAGTGCAGATAGATAAGATTAGCTATCGGGGAACATGATTACAAAATACATTGGAAGATATTTCTAAACCAGTTCACAGACCTGATCTTTTGACACAAGTTAGTTTTGGGATTCTTGCAGAACTTGCACTCTCCACACTGCGGGACGTACAGGGGGATCACTGCATCACCTTAAAGATAAATCTGTAATTATAATCCTCACCATCCCTGCATATATTATGCGGCATTATGTTGGTGTGTGCCATTTAATCTGGTCCAACGACTGGATTAACCATCAATGACGCCAGGCAATAGATCATTCCTAATCCATTTTATAAACCTATATTATTTTATCATATTCTTCTCCTTACCCCAATAGCTGTATACAGCGGTATTAATATATTAAAGGTTGGGCATGGAATTcgtttttttggccatttttgcaaaattacttgaaatccttatcataacccgcttacagccactgagttagaagtactgacatgaaaattaaacaagtcaatcatctgtggaacgggcagggctcgaaaaactccagccaatcatttccattgccaccgagttgcattggacagtaagtacgtcaatcaaacggtcgtactgcactccccctcccccacgccccgcgcgaccccttcgtgcagtactcgtgacccagagctcgtgacccagagcaagctcctgtttgttgttatcctgcggtagctactggaactactTAATCCACATTTgcacctagcagtagaagacaatttccatggcagacaagacaccaccatccccaccaccaccaccaccaccaccaccagcaaagagaaggaaaactctttttcagagagtaattgctaataaaaacgctgaaagagaaaaactgaaatcaagaataatcctaggcgctgctttcgaaggttggcggcaactgaaggacgagaagggtctaaaaaccgatgcttgtgtggcggttgacctagtttcaaagtttatactgtttatactcggtaataccggtgttgagacgagtgtattacttggtgtgaaaatgtccacaccgcggcaaccctagtgaaaaccaggacttccaatacaattatatgaaacaaacatacattttctaaaaatagtaatgatttatgtgaccgtttaatgtttataacatctggtgcaaccatagccgcgagaacgtattctcagcagggggtgctggaaaaaaaaaactcagcctgcactagactcgcaactcgttacattgataaaaaagataagcgcagctcaattacaccagtgcatgcgcgcacagttgaaaatcgatcgttgtgttcacttccttcacaccatggttcacatccagctgctcacagaacaagtttagcgcaccaccctcacactttttcatataaccttttttcagcactacgtcatatgagcattaaataaatgctgcgtctcaaaatgcatTGGACAGCAACGaagatgactcgctttgccacgggccgaaacagttcggagcgaccacagccagagcgaacacagcggggatGAGGAGTCtcaggaagtctttggtgtacacatcagtacggcctatttgcactactgtttagtggcaatgcagtgttttattctatgcctttttattttcgtatattatttcaatgaatacaatttatttattcatgaaaacaagatctggtcttcaaatcttttttccaaatataggtcgtcttacaatggggtttgtgtttatattcggaccaatacggtacagcgggcgctcacatgacgttaagcatttcctggtgcataatgtgacgcttcagaacctaaaatcccgtttctccccgttgacacgacaacacataaccggcgttttcagaaatctccactttggccggagtttttagaaatgatcgttttctgtgataagacagggcctcggacagggggtgttgcagcacccccagcacccctacttcccgcggtactgggtgcaacttacagctgaatgtagtgccatgttgttaaacgaaaacctacgctagcctggctcgctctcgcgcatctctgttcgcgctcgtgcatgattgcgcgtccaggtacttggaatgggtggagtcagagttagcgttgaaggagagggggtaggaccatttgagttgtgtattttcaaaatctgctggcgtttcgcaaatcccatacccaacctttaatgtaGGGCCTGATTGTTTTTCTGCCTTGACGTGCACTGTTTCTATTTCTTTAATTTAGTGCTCTTAACACCCTCACTTTCCCACggcatacatttttttagatTTTATGTTATCTTAAAATAACACATGAATTCAGTCCTATTATAATAACAAATGCCATTGCATTCCTGTCATTGTTTGTGATATTCACTCGATGTGAGGTTAGAATAGCCTACCTGATTTGAACTTTGTCACTCCCTCGCCAACACTCTCGACGATCCCGGCACCCTCGTGTCCCAGAACGGAGGGGAACACGCCCTCGGGGTCAGAGCCGCTCAGGGTGTAGGCGTCAGTGTGGCAGATCCCCGTGGCcacaatctacacacacacacacacacacacacacacacacacacacacacacacacacacacacacacacacacacacacacacacacacacacacacacacacacacacacacacacacagacggtagGCTACTGACTAACATTACTCAGTTAGTgacaaaaaatatttatggCTACTTCATGCTTTAGTTTCATACCAAAACTTTAATTGAGTAAATGAATACAGTGGTACCGGATAAtcgtttgtttaccttgacacgGACTTCTCCAGCCTGCGGCGGTGccacttccacctcctccatggAGAGAGGTTTCCCAGCCTCCCACGCCACGGCAGCTCTGCATCGTATTGTCTTCAGAACATACAGACAATAATCCAGATTGAATACACACGAGTGCCCTGGTTTTCATGTATTCGGGGTCCAGAATGAAAACCGGCCACCAGGCAATGGCTGATCGATTTTGACAATATGGCAGGTCAAAAAATGCATGGTTATGTATTGAAACATTTTTTTCCAGTCTGGTAGAGGACATAGACAAAATTCTAGTTATTAAAAAAGTTAtacacttattttttttacttgaattATTGGGCCACAAACTGTGGGTGGGTCGCAGAGCACAAACTTTTAGGGAGAAGACCATGAATAAATTAACGTCTTTTCATATTTCAATTACTTTCTATTTAATTCAATTTAGCGTCACTTGTTGTAGCTTTTTAGTCACGCACTGttcatgaaggcattgtttATTACTGCAAAACTTATAGAAACAACATGGTGCGgatgatgtaaaaaaaatagactgTATAAAACACAACATATAGGCTGTATAACACAACATATTGGCTGTATAAAACACAACATATATAGGCTGTTTAACGCACAACATAAACGCTGTATAACACATAACATATAGGCTGTATAACACACAAGATGATGCAAAGTGGACATTTTGGGGGATATTTTATGAGAAGCTCAATCTTGAGCTTCAAGGATTGGTGGACATTATGGTGACACAAGTCTTATCCTTGGATATTTTCGTCAAGAGTTGGAAACATGTTGAAACCCAGTGAAGCAAGCCGATGTGCTACTGCGCCACACCTTGGCCCGCTGCAGACATGTTACAAGACGGTTTTCCTTTCATAAACAGTTGCCCATTGTTATGTCCCACGtttaatgtgttgttttaaacaATCACATTTGCAAAATATTGTCGCAACATTACGAGAATAGAAATGATAATCTGATGCGTCGCTTTGTATGCAGATGACAAGCAGTTTAAAGCCAACATCCCAAAGCTggcatttattaattaattcatttattaatgCAATATCGATGCATTAATAAGTTGCATTTATTAACGcatcttattttattattgactTCATAAAATAGATGTTTATAGTAGTTtcctattaattattaatgCATCTTATCCATGTTGGTGATAATGTGCAGCAGCGGACTTCCTGAGTGTTTCCTTCACAGTCCACATTCCCATCCAAGGCATTCGACCTATTTTTAGTTCCGTTCAATAGTTCGTTTTTCGGCAGAGAAACTAGAAACCTAACTTAGGCTACTTGGATCACTCGTCAAGCAgtgctttgcttttttttttttttataaatgtaacAATTTATGTTAAGTTAGTTTTGAGCAATCGGTTTTTGTTATGCTTTTTTCCGGGTTTTATTAAAAGATAGCAACTCTTACCTTCCCGACAGTTGCCATTTTTTTACGCCGCAAAAACTTTGATCTGTAACCGATCCAAAGTGAGATCGAATTTATAGTCGGCGTGTGGTGTGGCGCCACACCCACATGTCAGCTGACCACCACGGCCCAGGAAACGGTCAAGCCCATGGAAACGGTCGACATGCACATGCAACCCTTATTATGTCCATGATGCAACCATAGGTTCCGGTGTTACACccaattctgcgacccaccgaaaaagGGGCCCCCatggggcgctgttgcacattttctgcaacatgcacgtttgcattattacaaaaacataaataaaacacaagatcTCCCCCACCGgttggtctttcttttcttgataccaacattaattctaaacagagtttttacacagtagcctataataggaaatgctcaaaggtaaaccAGCTTAATTTAACACTGACGTAGCTTTTAATGGGTAAAGAAGCAATGGTGAAGGACcatactaaacgccctatcattgtatgggtctgtaaaatgctaaacaaatcaaaacaaatgtatttattaagcacctttaatcaaaaggtaattggttggggggagatcttatgtttcattgatgtttttgtcatgcctgtctacgcttgAAACTCGCGCATATTTCAAAAAATATGCCACAGCGCcacctggggtcacacttttcggtgggtcgcagaattcggtgtaacaccggaaGTTAAAATCCCTTTCATATTCAGGTTATGATCTTCTTTAATACAATACGGATGGCTTTGTGCTATTTCTAGATTTTTTACAAGGCTTTTGATTGTGTTGAACATCCTTTTTTGCTGGAAGCATTCCACTTTTTGGGCTTCGGGGAAAATTTTCGTAGTgttattaaaggcccactatgcaacttcgggcatgtcttcgctgttttcttggttttggcacgcacatttctctacacagcgccccctaaagcttcgtagtagatatttcacaacactgtcgtaacaactcgttgacgtcccttccccatgctcttctacgcgagccatgtgcatttgttttcaaagaagccggcgaatgcgcggagccatgtccgaaatagatgttcataaagtgtaggcaaggttatacattttttaaatggtgtctttgcattgcaataaacataaatccatcattttttatagttgacggggagaatttataccctaggttataattattttatcttaggttgaacagaacaatcagtgtaagaggtttggccaacataataatctaaataaacaagaacctggattcggggattcagtctgtatctgggggacgagacagacgaacagcaaaacacccatggaaacaaaggtgtttatatggttgcaaccaagcaagctagaaacaaacagggctcacaacaaaacggtcgagaaaacaatttttacagggctcaaaaaaatggttgagcaaacacatgtgtacagagactatcagaatcaagaatattacgcagacaaagttcacccaagggtactttcaatttcaaaagcaacacggccgagtcggcgtctgatttgcagtctttttctttcagttcacgcaattcctgaaaagcttgcccaacgtttactcgtgtctggcctctctgccggtctgtctcccttttctcttcttctgttcctccgacattgggtttctctgtctctttttagtcggctgatctatgatgaatataacaatccattagttacttgtgtttatatcgagccggttccgtgtttgtgggtctgtgccgtaaagcaattcgttactgtagtgaccatagtagtgacccttgcacagaagcatacggccgacatctttcttttttctgggtggaaatagtaacatagttacgccattaaatgcgtttatggaaacatttttagcgagaaatgtgcattttactttcagaatgttcgctcggtgaatgtgaaggatgtttggtttgatagttatgacgaagagtgaacgctccgttcacttgcatggacagagtctctggctgctaagcaacctcaacgtcttggcggactatatatctgctgatcaacactacgaatgctggaaacacaccagacacaccatgtgaagttatttaacccgattatcgttatttatgagtccttagcccaagtgaaggagttcaagtacctcggggtcttgttcgcgggtgagggtactatggagcgtgagattggccggagaatcagagcagcgggggcggtattgcgttcgctttaccgcaccgttgttacgaaaagagagctgagccgcaaggcaaagctctcgatctaccggtcgatcttcgttcctatcctcacctatggtcatgagggttgggtgatgaccgaaaggacgagatcgcgggtaaaagcggccgagatgagttttctcagaagggtggctggcgtctcgggatagggtgagaagctcagtaatccgtgaggaactcggattagagccgctgctcctttacttagaaaggagtcagctgaggtggttcgggcatctggcaaggatgcctactgggcgcctccctttggaggtgtttcaggcacgtccattggggaggagacctcggggaagacccaggactaggtggagagattatatctcaacactggcctgggaacgcctcgggatccccccgtcagagctggtcaatgtggcccgggaaagggaagtctggagccccctgcttgagctgctccccccgcgacccgaccccggataaacggatgacgatgagatgagatcgttatttatatccgagattatttaatctaacccgatctaaactctatcatgcacccaaacacggcggcgtttgggtttcctacctcggacaacaataggcctatctcacgaaaatcggaaatgacgtcacaccgggtaaacattcttccggcgtagtcatttttgtattgccgtcaatgcaaaaatggatcgtttcttcgccacttccctggtgggtattcccaaattgcgattcgaagaggtgcagaagattgtggagacacactcagcaacaccacagcccaggctgacaaaggggtacaagttttttgtggaggagtttgtacacaattatcaaggtaagttgtctaaggtgttttgttgttgtcagtaggctactcaatggccgccttgctcattcatgttttgtgatgacaagcaaaccatttacgatccatataaatcgtcagaaatattgtctgtgtgaaatgtgtgtaaaatgatcatatttgttacgtgtagactataatattatgaatataattagccatggtggctatgaagtctccgtgtgtagcgttagcattttagcattagtttagccaaggataggttcagctagttatttgctgaccagttttcttccgatcagcgacatattattaacattatgtacatgctaagtgtcaaatatagttgatggaaaggtggtagtgagaggtagatgcaaccgctcgatgaggagccccacatactacaggtttctgctgagttagggcccgttggcccaagtctgttagttttgatagtctgtctggactaacaactgcagttgcagttttcctcttcttctgaagttcagatcattttcattgttctttcttacaaacagtagcgtgcttaagacttggcccacctagcttgctgcaatgttgtggctgtacagagtagacctatgtatttttcttcctcttcattaaggcacaagccgtaaataaaggaaatgtgttgagtgcattaaaaggacaaacatctgggctagttcatgttataacattgctaaaacaacagatgtaatggtggcccaagagttttgcacggaactgtacatggcttttctgcggttgcaggctccttgccagtttccaatggccttatatcaaggtcctacctactaagttcagtaactcaattcttatggtgttcacagatcaccctggaggctgttggacaactgggtctctcagagctgtagctgtgctgcgggcaaaggcttctgtagccatataaccgctctgctgttccagacagcgcattatgtgcagctgggccttgatgtggttccaccttccctggcctgtaccagtcaaccacagatgtggcatcgacctcgaacccatgtgtgctgttgtgtcctctgttcaaatcatacacttcagtatttgtctagagtatatgcatttcctgtattgttgttcgcctcagggaatccatccagaggctgtgagtgacctggtggtgaagaaacccaagtcggtggggaagactggagtcaagtccacactctacagagcgtatgctggtaagacatttgttttgcaatttgcactctg encodes the following:
- the LOC115543574 gene encoding alcohol dehydrogenase class-3 chain L-like, encoding MATVGKTIRCRAAVAWEAGKPLSMEEVEVAPPQAGEVRVKIVATGICHTDAYTLSGSDPEGVFPSVLGHEGAGIVESVGEGVTKFKSGDAVIPLYVPQCGECKFCKNPKTNLCQKIRLTQGKGLMPNGTSRFSCNGQSLFHFMGCSTFSEYTVVAEISLAKVHEKAPLDKVCLLGCAISTGYGAALNTAKVEAGSTCAVFGLGALGLAVIMGCQAAGAGRIIAIDVNPDKFRIAKEFGATDLVNPKDHSKPVEQVLVEMTDGGVDYSFECVGNTAIMRAALEACHKGWGTSVIIGVAAAGQEISTRPFQLVTGRTWKGTAFGGYKSVESVPKLVEEYMNKKLKVDEFVTHTLPFEKIHEGFDLMGAGKCIRVVLNY